In Edaphobacter paludis, a single window of DNA contains:
- a CDS encoding inositol oxygenase family protein produces MATTVTSTDAPLKDMDEWDEFLTGRYQEGKSQEQFRQYDEEATPGVAEFYRLNHQYQTYDYVMAKEKQYFGLDKGEKSIWEAAEFLNTLVDDSDPDTDLTQIEHLLQTSEAIRKDGHPRWFVLTGFIHDLGKVLCLWGEPQWGVVGDTFPVGCAYSDQIVFPQYFKANPDINNPLYQTKYGIYEPNCGLSKVHMSFGHDGYIGEVMKNYMPEESLYMLRYHSFYSAHRHGAYRHLMSDHDVEMLEWVNKFNVYDLYSKGHTKPNLKELKPYYDDLFAEFFPAKIAW; encoded by the coding sequence ATGGCAACGACAGTAACTTCGACAGATGCCCCACTGAAGGACATGGATGAGTGGGATGAGTTTTTGACTGGACGCTACCAGGAAGGCAAGAGCCAGGAGCAGTTCCGGCAGTATGACGAAGAGGCGACTCCCGGGGTCGCAGAGTTTTATCGCCTGAACCACCAGTACCAGACCTACGACTACGTGATGGCGAAGGAGAAGCAATACTTTGGCCTCGACAAGGGCGAGAAGAGCATCTGGGAGGCGGCCGAGTTTCTCAACACGCTGGTCGATGACAGCGATCCGGATACGGACCTGACCCAGATTGAACATCTGTTGCAGACCTCGGAGGCGATCCGCAAGGACGGGCATCCGCGATGGTTTGTGTTGACCGGGTTTATTCACGACCTGGGCAAGGTGCTATGCCTGTGGGGCGAGCCTCAGTGGGGCGTAGTAGGTGATACGTTCCCCGTCGGTTGCGCTTACTCCGACCAGATCGTTTTTCCGCAGTACTTCAAGGCGAATCCCGATATCAACAATCCGCTGTACCAGACGAAGTACGGCATCTACGAGCCGAACTGTGGGCTGAGCAAGGTGCACATGTCGTTTGGACATGACGGCTATATCGGTGAGGTGATGAAGAATTACATGCCGGAAGAGTCGCTGTACATGCTGCGATATCACTCGTTCTACTCGGCGCACCGGCATGGAGCTTACCGGCACCTGATGAGCGATCACGATGTCGAGATGCTGGAGTGGGTGAACAAGTTCAACGTATATGACCTGTACTCGAAGGGACATACGAAGCCAAATTTGAAGGAGCTGAAGCCCTACTACGACGATCTGTTTGCCGAGTTCTTTCCGGCGAAGATTGCCTGGTAG